The following proteins are co-located in the Actinomycetota bacterium genome:
- a CDS encoding alpha-2-macroglobulin family protein, whose product MSALGLGRRPQSGEVRPGARKIAAAAAAVLAIGAVAVFNPKSVSLRPVECGVAPTVGTSAPAGSRWRPVRPAPSTACYKLVAAEADSSGVAPGSSFLFESSTSIGAAALAERLRSEPPVKFEVEQVGEKADAIPSAGTRFHLRPSRVLAEGGMYRIALMDSAGTRALHRWAIQVREPLRVVQTLPRDRATEVPTNVGIELTFSHSGVRRVEERFHIEPAVRGRFEVHGRAIVFVPFHLEEETEYAVRLDRGVGMDGSDLKAEEDLAFRFRTGSDEDDGEPDEERPRITFHRPVWEASPASAPVLGAWSGGDSASPAVAVTVYRMRGTDEFTKLLGRSLPTGWSGYDTELEPVDTSGLPRATSFRTNLEDSAGGSSLRFPRPLPPGYYLVEVDLDGVPSFTWLQVTEVSSYVAVTETSTLVWVNDLATEAPLANATVRSTTGEVRTKTGSDGVAVFPTGDDGNLIVTASDGRSAVIPLDLRRAPTSQYFSYPFEGDPEGYWRFLYAERHVYRPTDLVRLWGLARARTKAVPLRVTLEITGDYAWEEEGPYVVARRSVTTSDRGTFIGSLPIEQVAPGWYTLQARVGDQVLASTAIEVRDFVKPAYQVTVTSSPRAVFVGEQVRWHLSARFFEGSPVVGALLSYEGFAKGTVRTDSRGEAVVTEVARMDERGVPEDGQITVSAPEGGEGDVAGWGQVQVFSAATSLDAETVIRGKEAIVEGSSARVDLSRINRGESEDWEAGPDAGRRVRARIVRVDWVRVQDGVEYDPIEKASRPTYTEERRESVVGTEETRTDARGRFRIPFPVEKEVSYEILLSAEDDMVRTYSVDLFAWGGEEVASFQLELGEPPPFRVGDRVELAMREGSRALPAGRHRRYIFIKAQKGLRDYSVERVPAYSFAATEKDVPNVSMFGVQFTGKGYRETEPVSVGLDLDARRLKIDVTPNRGRYRPGETANIRVAVRDEADRPVRAEVLVTAVDEALVSLEDGDFDWGNDILSALYEPISSGIWATRASHVTEDPGFGGGGEGEARDEFQDVPLFERVVTDTHGRARVAFRVPDNLTSWRIAAVAVTQDLHAGTSTAGVEVGLPAFIALAMNDSYLVGERPAVRARAYGSALSAGDPLEFTLSAPSLKAEDTVLRGSAFSAVDIPLPPLTEGTHRITIRLTSTAGTDAVVRTINVRDSRLQAVGTGFREASAGEVDLGELGGSRPASLVLTDRNRGRYYPVLRSLSVDGGDRVDQVLARRLSRELLAEYFGEEIREDEAEFKASRYQADDGGIAIYPYADSDVALSARIASLAADRFDRTRLAGYLRHVMNDPKSTRERSIVSLYGLASLSEPLVQDVRLLSEGGDLSAKERLYVGLAAAELGDDDTARRMYSGLVGTFAEAQGRAIRLRVPGSRDDVIEATSLGATLGALLSDEGAPGMFEFSSREIPDDFLTGLEQVGYLTSVLPNLASDPVRISYEQAGERVERTLPRGESLVLRLLPKESRSLGLRVIEGRLGVSWSFPAPIDATAPSDPWLSLRRSYNGTGGSVVNLRVDSLVRISLSWSINKDRAASGCHEVTDLLPSGLRAVTNERMIYADEYAEDEGGTRFPYAVEGQRVSFCVSTDDPDRAPIVYYARAVSTGQFVAEPAVIQSQRVPGNIAFSQPVAVAIG is encoded by the coding sequence ATGTACCGCATCGCGCTCATGGACTCTGCCGGGACGCGTGCGCTCCACCGATGGGCGATTCAGGTTCGGGAACCGCTGCGGGTCGTTCAGACGTTGCCCCGTGATCGCGCGACGGAGGTTCCCACCAATGTGGGGATCGAGTTGACGTTCAGTCACAGTGGGGTCCGCCGTGTTGAAGAGCGATTCCACATCGAGCCGGCGGTTCGAGGACGATTCGAAGTTCATGGACGTGCCATTGTGTTCGTCCCGTTCCATTTGGAGGAAGAGACGGAGTACGCCGTGCGGCTCGACCGCGGAGTGGGGATGGATGGGTCCGACCTGAAGGCGGAGGAGGACCTGGCGTTCCGGTTTCGGACGGGGAGCGACGAGGACGACGGCGAGCCGGACGAAGAGCGTCCTCGGATCACCTTCCATCGGCCGGTGTGGGAGGCGTCCCCCGCCAGCGCCCCGGTTCTTGGGGCCTGGTCGGGGGGAGACTCGGCTTCGCCTGCCGTTGCGGTCACGGTGTATCGCATGCGTGGGACAGATGAGTTCACGAAACTCCTCGGGCGATCCCTGCCGACGGGGTGGTCCGGGTACGACACCGAATTGGAACCGGTGGACACGAGCGGTCTGCCTCGCGCGACGTCGTTCCGGACGAACTTGGAGGATTCGGCAGGGGGGTCCTCACTACGGTTCCCCCGGCCTCTGCCGCCGGGGTACTACCTGGTCGAAGTGGATCTGGATGGCGTGCCGAGTTTCACGTGGCTCCAGGTCACCGAAGTGTCCAGTTACGTCGCCGTCACCGAGACATCGACTCTGGTCTGGGTGAACGATCTTGCGACGGAGGCCCCTCTAGCAAACGCGACGGTTCGGTCGACGACGGGAGAGGTCCGGACGAAGACGGGGTCCGACGGCGTTGCCGTCTTCCCCACCGGCGACGATGGGAATCTCATCGTCACCGCGTCCGACGGCAGGTCCGCCGTGATCCCGTTGGATCTCAGGCGCGCCCCCACAAGTCAGTACTTCTCCTACCCTTTCGAAGGCGATCCCGAGGGGTACTGGCGTTTTCTTTACGCGGAGCGTCACGTCTACCGACCCACGGACTTGGTTCGCTTGTGGGGGCTTGCGCGCGCGCGCACAAAGGCGGTTCCGCTTCGGGTGACACTTGAGATCACCGGCGACTACGCGTGGGAGGAGGAGGGTCCCTACGTCGTCGCGCGCCGCAGTGTGACCACGAGTGATCGAGGAACCTTCATCGGTTCTCTCCCTATCGAGCAGGTCGCGCCTGGGTGGTACACGTTGCAGGCGAGGGTGGGAGATCAGGTCCTCGCTTCGACGGCGATCGAGGTGCGAGACTTCGTCAAGCCCGCGTACCAGGTGACCGTGACTTCGTCTCCGCGCGCGGTGTTTGTCGGGGAGCAAGTTCGCTGGCACTTGAGCGCGCGGTTCTTCGAGGGTTCGCCAGTAGTCGGTGCCCTTCTCTCGTACGAAGGGTTCGCCAAGGGGACGGTGCGGACAGATTCTCGAGGTGAAGCGGTCGTGACCGAGGTCGCCCGCATGGATGAACGGGGCGTGCCCGAGGATGGGCAGATTACGGTTTCGGCCCCCGAAGGCGGTGAGGGCGACGTTGCCGGTTGGGGCCAGGTGCAGGTGTTCTCGGCGGCGACGTCCCTCGATGCGGAGACAGTAATCCGGGGTAAGGAAGCCATTGTCGAGGGGTCGTCTGCCCGGGTGGATCTATCGCGCATCAACCGGGGAGAGTCCGAGGATTGGGAGGCGGGGCCGGATGCCGGTCGTCGCGTGCGCGCAAGGATAGTCCGGGTCGATTGGGTCCGCGTCCAGGACGGGGTGGAGTACGACCCGATTGAGAAGGCGTCTCGCCCGACCTACACCGAGGAGAGGCGCGAAAGCGTCGTTGGCACCGAGGAGACCCGTACGGACGCGCGTGGTCGATTCCGCATTCCGTTCCCAGTGGAGAAAGAGGTCTCGTACGAGATCCTCCTTTCCGCAGAAGACGACATGGTGAGGACGTACTCGGTGGACCTCTTCGCGTGGGGCGGCGAGGAGGTCGCTTCATTCCAGCTTGAACTCGGCGAGCCTCCGCCCTTCCGGGTGGGCGATCGAGTGGAACTGGCAATGAGGGAAGGGAGTCGGGCCTTGCCCGCAGGGCGCCACCGCCGTTACATCTTCATCAAGGCCCAGAAAGGACTGCGGGACTATTCGGTCGAGCGGGTACCCGCATACTCGTTTGCGGCAACCGAGAAAGACGTTCCGAACGTCTCTATGTTTGGCGTTCAATTCACGGGCAAGGGATACCGGGAAACGGAGCCGGTTTCGGTGGGCCTCGACCTCGATGCCCGCCGTCTGAAGATCGATGTGACCCCCAATCGCGGCCGCTATCGTCCCGGGGAGACCGCGAATATCCGGGTTGCTGTGCGGGACGAAGCGGACCGTCCCGTGCGGGCCGAGGTCCTTGTGACGGCGGTCGACGAGGCGCTCGTTTCCCTGGAGGACGGCGATTTCGACTGGGGGAACGACATTCTCTCGGCCTTGTACGAGCCGATTTCGTCAGGCATCTGGGCGACCCGTGCTTCGCACGTGACCGAAGACCCCGGATTCGGAGGGGGTGGCGAAGGGGAGGCCCGGGATGAGTTCCAGGACGTCCCCTTGTTTGAGCGCGTCGTGACGGATACCCATGGCCGCGCGCGGGTCGCGTTTCGAGTGCCAGACAATCTCACGTCCTGGAGGATCGCGGCCGTCGCGGTCACGCAGGATCTCCACGCGGGAACGTCGACCGCGGGTGTCGAGGTCGGGCTCCCCGCGTTCATCGCCTTGGCGATGAACGACAGTTACCTCGTCGGAGAGCGTCCGGCGGTTCGCGCTCGCGCGTATGGGAGCGCGTTGAGTGCTGGGGATCCGCTTGAGTTCACCTTGTCGGCCCCCTCATTGAAGGCGGAAGATACGGTCCTTCGCGGGAGTGCGTTCTCGGCCGTCGATATCCCGCTTCCGCCGCTGACGGAGGGGACGCACAGGATAACGATTCGACTCACATCTACCGCCGGGACGGACGCCGTCGTGCGGACGATCAACGTGCGAGACTCCCGGCTTCAAGCCGTGGGTACGGGGTTCCGTGAGGCGTCCGCCGGAGAGGTGGATCTCGGGGAACTCGGCGGTTCGAGACCCGCCAGTCTTGTGCTGACCGATCGGAACCGGGGACGCTACTACCCGGTGTTGCGCTCGCTTTCCGTGGACGGCGGAGACCGCGTCGATCAGGTCCTCGCTCGTCGACTCTCGAGAGAACTGCTGGCCGAGTACTTCGGCGAGGAGATCCGGGAGGACGAAGCCGAATTCAAGGCCTCTCGCTACCAGGCGGACGATGGCGGCATTGCCATCTATCCGTACGCCGACAGCGACGTAGCACTGAGCGCGCGCATCGCGAGTCTCGCCGCCGATCGCTTCGACCGGACCCGCCTGGCGGGGTACCTCCGCCATGTGATGAACGACCCGAAGTCCACTCGGGAGCGTTCCATCGTCTCGCTCTACGGGCTGGCATCCCTTTCCGAGCCTTTAGTGCAGGATGTGCGGCTGCTGAGTGAAGGAGGCGATCTCAGCGCGAAGGAGCGGTTGTACGTCGGGCTGGCCGCCGCCGAACTCGGGGACGACGACACGGCTCGCCGCATGTACTCGGGTCTAGTCGGCACCTTCGCCGAAGCTCAGGGAAGGGCCATCCGTTTGCGAGTGCCGGGGAGCCGCGATGATGTGATCGAGGCGACCTCGCTTGGCGCGACACTTGGCGCGCTGTTGTCGGACGAGGGTGCGCCGGGGATGTTCGAGTTCTCGTCACGGGAGATCCCGGATGATTTCCTGACCGGACTCGAGCAGGTTGGCTACTTGACGTCGGTCCTGCCGAATCTCGCGTCGGATCCCGTTCGCATCAGTTACGAGCAGGCGGGAGAGCGAGTGGAGCGTACGCTGCCGCGGGGGGAGTCCCTGGTGCTACGCCTCCTACCAAAGGAGAGTCGTTCGCTCGGTCTGCGCGTCATCGAAGGGCGGCTCGGGGTCTCATGGTCGTTCCCTGCGCCGATCGACGCGACCGCACCGTCCGATCCGTGGCTCAGTCTTCGCCGCTCGTACAACGGAACGGGTGGTTCGGTGGTGAATCTGCGGGTCGACTCCCTCGTTCGCATCTCTCTCTCCTGGAGTATCAACAAGGACCGCGCGGCCTCCGGGTGTCACGAGGTTACCGACCTCCTGCCGTCCGGACTGCGAGCAGTGACGAACGAAAGGATGATCTACGCCGACGAGTACGCAGAGGATGAGGGCGGGACGAGATTCCCCTACGCTGTCGAGGGGCAGCGCGTCAGTTTCTGCGTCTCGACCGACGATCCAGATCGAGCGCCGATCGTCTACTACGCGCGCGCGGTGTCGACCGGGCAATTCGTGGCCGAGCCGGCCGTTATCCAGTCCCAGCGGGTTCCCGGGAACATCGCTTTCTCTCAACCTGTGGCGGTGGCCATCGGGTGA